Proteins from one Geomonas agri genomic window:
- a CDS encoding ABC transporter ATP-binding protein, which produces MNYAITLHEITKSYDGFKAVDAFSLEVQRGTVFGLLGPNGAGKTTLIKILTTLMRPTLGDAFVEGHSVLSAGKEVRRMIGVVPQENNLDRYLTARENLALHARLHGMRPAAYNPRIDELLEMSGLAARQHDFPDTFSGGMQRRLVVARALVHEPRVLFLDEPTTGLDPQSRRSLWDHIRGLRRNMTVFLTTHYMDEADALCDRIMIMDHGTCLADGTAAQLKDAFSRAHTYQVEFRNDADRYQGVLAGLPFVKGVERDGSLFQITLADEESIKPLMDHLSGSDIRRICLKEPTLEDVFISLTGEKVRE; this is translated from the coding sequence ATGAACTACGCCATCACGCTGCACGAGATCACCAAGAGCTACGACGGCTTCAAGGCCGTGGACGCCTTTTCCTTGGAGGTGCAACGCGGCACCGTGTTCGGCCTCCTGGGGCCCAACGGCGCCGGCAAGACCACCCTGATCAAGATCCTCACCACCCTGATGCGCCCTACCCTCGGCGACGCCTTCGTCGAGGGGCACAGCGTTCTCAGCGCGGGCAAGGAGGTGCGCCGCATGATCGGCGTGGTCCCCCAGGAAAACAACCTGGACCGCTACCTGACCGCGCGCGAGAATCTGGCCCTGCACGCCAGGCTGCACGGCATGCGTCCCGCGGCCTACAACCCTCGCATCGACGAACTGTTGGAGATGTCCGGGCTCGCCGCGCGCCAGCACGACTTCCCCGACACCTTCTCCGGCGGGATGCAGCGTCGCCTCGTGGTGGCGCGCGCCCTGGTGCACGAGCCGCGGGTACTCTTCCTCGACGAGCCGACTACCGGGTTGGATCCGCAGTCCAGGCGCTCCCTGTGGGATCACATCCGCGGCCTGCGCCGGAACATGACCGTCTTTTTGACCACCCACTACATGGACGAGGCCGACGCGCTGTGTGACCGGATCATGATCATGGATCATGGCACGTGTCTCGCCGACGGCACCGCGGCGCAGTTGAAGGATGCTTTCTCCCGGGCACATACCTACCAGGTAGAATTCCGAAACGATGCCGACCGCTACCAGGGGGTGCTGGCCGGGCTTCCCTTCGTCAAGGGGGTGGAGCGGGACGGGAGTCTCTTCCAGATCACACTGGCCGACGAAGAGTCGATCAAGCCGCTCATGGACCACCTCTCCGGCTCCGACATCCGCCGCATTTGCCTCAAGGAGCCGACACTCGAGGACGTGTTCATTTCGCTTACCGGGGAAAAGGTCAGGGAGTAG
- a CDS encoding ABC transporter permease gives MFKGAFSIWGRDMLVLKRSIISELVSVVAYPLTLYLAFGFGLKGYITNVNGVPYPLFIAPGLISMTAVNAAFDESSWSMWFHRKVQRTIEEYRVTPVTVYDIVIGKIFSGFSQGAVKGTVVFLVILALTPFRIDYANLPMYLLCIALSSMTFSCLGTICGTVIDKPENIGRVQSVVIVPLIFMAGIFFPLSSYPSSILPLIQLLPTTAVFEGARDALLTGVIPSQYLVNLVLTAAACFTIAVYTFNRKMAE, from the coding sequence ATGTTCAAAGGCGCATTTTCCATCTGGGGCAGGGACATGCTGGTGCTCAAGCGCAGCATCATCTCTGAACTCGTCTCCGTGGTCGCCTACCCGCTTACCCTCTACCTCGCCTTCGGCTTCGGCCTCAAGGGGTACATCACAAATGTAAACGGCGTCCCCTACCCTCTCTTCATCGCGCCGGGCCTCATCTCGATGACCGCGGTGAACGCCGCCTTCGACGAGAGCTCCTGGAGCATGTGGTTCCACCGCAAGGTGCAGCGCACCATCGAAGAGTACCGGGTCACCCCGGTCACCGTGTACGACATCGTCATCGGCAAGATTTTCTCCGGCTTCTCGCAGGGTGCGGTCAAGGGAACAGTGGTCTTCCTGGTCATCCTCGCCCTCACCCCCTTCCGCATCGACTACGCCAATCTGCCGATGTACCTTTTGTGCATCGCACTGTCATCCATGACCTTCTCCTGTCTTGGCACCATCTGCGGCACTGTCATAGACAAACCGGAAAACATTGGCCGGGTGCAGTCGGTAGTCATAGTGCCTCTTATCTTCATGGCCGGTATCTTTTTCCCCCTTTCATCCTACCCCTCATCCATCCTGCCGCTGATACAGCTGCTTCCCACAACTGCGGTATTCGAAGGAGCGCGCGATGCGTTGCTGACAGGAGTGATCCCGTCACAGTACCTGGTGAACCTGGTGCTGACTGCCGCCGCCTGCTTCACTATCGCCGTATACACCTTCAACCGCAAGATGGCGGAATAA